Below is a window of Acropora muricata isolate sample 2 unplaced genomic scaffold, ASM3666990v1 scaffold_334, whole genome shotgun sequence DNA.
gctgttcaattccattaacgtttgacatttgtgacatcaaaaacacaattctccagccaacgcaaagcacagacaagacaaataaaacacattcaaagtccacagaacactgcaatggagtgtccgtggcaatggcagacacacacacacaacaaagaagagtgtcacaacctaatcttttgcatgtcacgtaaccaagcttgtcttcctttcaagagggacacagacagaattatacgctcacatagaacccatttgcaacaaacgttaacgacacaaaaccttcaaattgcaaattgttcctgccggcaggccacgcacaaacggcctgcctgcttaactaacatgatcggtgggaggagaacacttcaaacatatatcgctactataaagcatcactacttactatttgaagactctatcgtttctttatctcgtagagaaaatacaatgaccacggattagttacattcttcctcctcgtgtacgcaacaaaatcaagccagtcagcttcctcctctctgcaacataaacaacatggaacatcaaacaccactgactcagcacagcacagcacagcacagcacagcacagcacagcacagcacagcacagctcaactgcaacagcaccagccgcggtgcatccaaatcacacaaaacaaacaggttagctagctagcgagaaagaggcggggactagcgcgaacgcaggtccccactaccagaaattatacgctcgagttacccacatttggggtaatcgcaagggtcaacccgatcgaagtgcaatgaaagggcctcaccttgagaggactgcctccttgatcacagtgcctcccgcgtcaggtaagtatgaacttttctgacgcagcctgccaccgcattacggagcttgcgcgctgatcccttgtggtgcttccttgtccgtcctccgtcacttgctcaactcacagccggccgtgtctgtctgtgtgtctgtggaaacaacaacaagccacaaggttagggaagataacggtcaagctcttttcaattgattgtttcttccccagagggaagtgggccgcgctcggaggtagtgctataccgaggcaacccgtggctgggacgaggcaagcctcttttccacagcccggttccaaaaatcagtttaatatatgagctgctcaatgagcagcNNNNNNNNNNNNNNNNNNNNNNNNNNNNNNNNNNNNNNNNNNNNNNNNNNNNNNNNNNNNNNNNNNNNNNNNNaatggcccacgccagccagagtgctgcacggctcctgcacagaagatatggtggtgctattgcagacccgactgccttgcccagaatgccagcctgcaagtgcaacaacacaacagcaagccttcccttctgacggcagtggtcactgctccctgtgttgctcgacagccaccaaccaaacaactagacaagtaaccctctctttcaattccccttataagagagcaaattttcgcgatgatttccttgtctacgaccataccacagggaaaacaccggttctcgtccgatcaccgaagttaagctctgtcgggcggggttagtacttggatgggtgaccgcctgggaataccccgtgtcgtaggcttccttgttttgtcccctgccatcacccgacatttaactattacacaacgataactcactgtattaactcattttacttgtagaacatttttttccgacgtgcaagcaagcaagcaagcgagcaagcaagcaagcaagcaagcaagcaagcaagcgccagttgtttctcaaatcaaatctcctttttgcagtcacttgcaatggcgcgcgcgctagcgtgataactgcgcgtgctgttcaattccattaacgtttgacatttgtgacatcaaaaacacaattctccagccaacgcaaagcacagacaagacaaataaaacacattcaaagtccacagaacactgcaatggagtgtccgtggcaatggcagacacacacacacaacaaagaagagtgtcacaacctaatcttttgcatgtcacgtaaccaagcttgtcttcctttcaagagggacacagacagaattatacgctcacatagaacccatttgcaacaaacgttaacgacacaaaaccttcaaattgcaaattgttcctgccggcaggccacgcacaaacggcctgcctgcttaactaacatgatcggtgggaggagaacacttcaaacatatatcgctactataaagcatcactacttactatttgaagactctatcgtttctttatctcgtagagaaaatacaatgaccacggattagttacattcttcctcctcgtgtacgcaacaaaatcaagccagtcagcttcctcctctctgcaacataaacaacatggaacatcaaacaccactgactcagcacagcacagcacagcacagcacagcacagcacagcacagcacagcacagctcaactgcaacagcaccagccgcggtgcatccaaatcacacaaaacaaacaggttagctagctagcgagaaagaggcggggactagcgcgaacgcaggtccccactaccagaaattatacgctcgagttacccacatttggggtaatcgcaagggtcaacccgatcgaagtgcaatgaaagggcctcaccttgagaggactgcctccttgatcacagtgcctcccgcgtcaggtaagtatgaacttttctgacgcagcctgccaccgcattacggagcttgcgcgctgatcccttgtggtgcttccttgtccgtcctccgtcacttgctcaactcacagccggccgtgtctgtctgtgtgtctgtggaaacaacaacaagccacaaggttagggaagataacggtcaagctcttttcaattgattgtttcttccccagagggaagtgggccgcgctcggaggtagtgctataccgaggcaacccgtggctgggacgaggcaagcctcttttccacagcccggttccaaaaatcagtttaatatatgagctgctcaatgagcagcgtatcagatattaagctgataagaacagattttttttttgaaaactcctttattgaaaatcaaatattttacaataaaatcttttcaaaaagcTTAGATTACAAGCTTTAACTCTTGCTATATTTCTGGGTAAGCTTTCTCCAATAGGACTTTATAATTCCATGAATAAATTCAAGAAGATAATTTCGGACACCAGATAAATCACCAATCACCACGCTAACATCGAATACATCATCCTCGGTCCAAGCTATAATATCCTGTTCACTTAAGCATATCTCCTTATTGCTGAATATTTCATTAATTCGACGTCTTAAAAAGGCCTTAGCTCTGGTGTCCCATTCCTTTCCcttaacattgtcaaagtctGGTAGCTCGGACCGCGGATATAACTGAGCAATACGAAGACTGAACATGTGAGCAGTTATGTCTGCTCTGGACTTAGCAGGAGTAGCAGAAGGAGGAGCACAGGAAGATTTAGCAGGAGGCTTCATTGGAACATCATTTTCGGTTGCGACAGTGGGCTTTTCTTTGTCAGTCATTGGCGTATCGTTGTCTATAACGGCAGCAGGCGGTTTATCCATAGCAGGTTCAGGAGGCTTCATTGGAACATCATTTTCGGTTGCGACAGTGGGCTTTTCTTTGTCAGTCATTGGCGCATCGTTGTCTATAACGGCAGCAGGCGGTTTATCCATAGCAGGTTCAGCGGGCAAGTTAtctgaaacaacaacagcaggtAATTTATCAGGATCTTTATCAGGAACAGAAGTTTCATCGGGATCAGATGGCTTGTCTACAGGTGGAGGAGGAGGCGATTCATCTTCAACACTAGATTCTTCCGGTTCAACGTCAGCAGGAACTGTAGTAGGCACTTGGACCCAGGCCCGCGAGCACTCTCTGGCCATGTGGCCGGGTTGATGGCAATACCGGCACCGTCCAGAGAGAGGGCAGTCCTGGGCTCGATGACCAGACTCACGGCAAACAATGCATTGGATTGGCTGGCCCCGGTACCACACGCGGCATTGGTAACCACCAATGGAGAGAAAATGTGGTATATCTTCATTCAACACCATCTTGACAATTCGATTCCCATTACACAGAGTAGGAAAGTCAGCATTCACCGAGCGTTCCGCTGTAAGAACTTCACCATGGGTAGAAAGGAAGTCGATGACGTCATCTGAAGCGACTTCGTACGGGAGATCACGAATGTAGAGGACTGTAACTTTTTCGGCATGTCTGGTCACCGGGATAGCTTGGTCGTCCAGGCGCATGCCCTCTGACAGGAGACGGTCACGGTCGGCTTCTTCGCGGAAAGAGATGCGAACTTTTCCACTGCGGAGGAACTGGATACAACGGAGATCATCAGAGTTGAGGATCTGTAGCAACTTCGGTAACATAGTACTTGCTCCAGTTCTTTGATAGATGCTCGGCGGGAAGTGTAACACTACACTCTTCGGAAATACGTCCTCCATCGGCATTACGatctgaaagaacaaaaacgaaaacgtcacctgATCGcgacttagccaaaaggccgagaagcgatgcccaaaatggcccacgccagccagagtgctgcacggctcctgcacagaagatatggtggtgctattgcagacccgactgccttgcccagaatgccagcctgcaagtgcaacaacacaacagcaagccttcccttctgacggcagtggtcactgctccctgtgttgctcgacagccaccaaccaaacaactagacaagtaaccctctctttcaattccccttataagagagcaaattttcgcgatgatttccttgtctacgaccataccacagggaaaacaccggttctcgtccgatcaccgaagttaagctctgtcgggcggggttagtacttggatgggtgaccgcctgggaataccccgtgtcgtaggcttccttgttttgtcccctgccatcacccgacatttaactattacacaacgataactcactgtattaactcattttacttgtagaacatttttttccgacgtgcaagcaagcaagcaagcgagcaagcaagcaagcaagcaagcaagcaagcaagcgccagttgtttctcaaatcaaatctcctttttgcagtcacttgcaatggcgcgcgcgctagcgtgataactgcgcgtgctgttcaattccattaacgtttgacatttgtgacatcaaaaacacaattctccagccaacgcaaagcacagacaagacaaataaaacacattcaaagtccacagaacactgcaatggagtgtccgtggcaatggcagacacacacacacaacaaagaagagtgtcacaacctaatcttttgcatgtcacgtaaccaagcttgtcttcctttcaagagggacacagacagaattatacgctcacatagaacccatttgcaacaaacgttaacgacacaaaaccttcaaattgcaaattgttcctgccggcaggccacgcacaaacggcctgcctgcttaactaacatgatcggtgggaggagaacacttcaaacatatatcgctactataaagcatcactacttactatttgaagactctatcgtttctttatctcgtagagaaaatacaatgaccacggattagttacattcttcctcctcgtgtacgcaacaaaatcaagccagtcagcttcctcctctctgcaacataaacaacatggaacatcaaacaccactgactcagcacagcacagcacagcacagcacagcacagcacagcacagcacagcacagctcaactgcaacagcaccagccgcggtgcatccaaatcacacaaaa
It encodes the following:
- the LOC136901835 gene encoding uncharacterized protein is translated as MPMEDVFPKSVVLHFPPSIYQRTGASTMLPKLLQILNSDDLRCIQFLRSGKVRISFREEADRDRLLSEGMRLDDQAIPVTRHAEKVTVLYIRDLPYEVASDDVIDFLSTHGEVLTAERSVNADFPTLCNGNRIVKMVLNEDIPHFLSIGGYQCRVWYRGQPIQCIVCRESGHRAQDCPLSGRCRYCHQPGHMARECSRAWVQVPTTVPADVEPEESSVEDESPPPPPVDKPSDPDETSVPDKDPDKLPAVVVSDNLPAEPAMDKPPAAVIDNDAPMTDKEKPTVATENDVPMKPPEPAMDKPPAAVIDNDTPMTDKEKPTVATENDVPMKPPAKSSCAPPSATPAKSRADITAHMFSLRIAQLYPRSELPDFDNVKGKEWDTRAKAFLRRRINEIFSNKEICLSEQDIIAWTEDDVFDVSVVIGDLSGVRNYLLEFIHGIIKSYWRKLTQKYSKS